In Oreochromis niloticus isolate F11D_XX linkage group LG22, O_niloticus_UMD_NMBU, whole genome shotgun sequence, the sequence CCAAGCACCCTGCCCCGAGGTGCCACCATGCCTGTCAATGTTTGCATATGTACTGTGTCAGCATACACATCCCTGTTTGTAGCATGAATAGAACTGTGTGAACTCGTTTTAGTACTTTCTGGAGTGTAGGCTTAAAATGGGGGAAAGAAGTTTATAGAACAATTGCTTGATCGTGTAATTTACCCAACTGTTGTTTTACATTATTCGTCCCAGTAAATAGTGTTGTGGCAAAACCTGCTTGTTATTCAAATTCTGTCTATCCTTGCATGCTTTCTCTATAATTTGTTGTTCGCTCTTTCATCCAGGTTTATCAGAGTTGGTGGCTACAAGCTGCTTAATGCCTGGCTCACCTACTCCAAAACCACCAACAACTCTCCTCTACTTCAGCTTATCCTGCTAACACTGCAGAAGTTACCCCTTAAAGTAGATCACCTAAAACAGGTACCTTTTATAGTTGTAGTCTCAACACTCATCCTGTGCTCTATAGAGAAACAATAACATCTAACCTGCTTTTAATCTGTCCCAGAACAATACTGCCAAGTTGGTGAAGCAGCTGAGCAAGAGTGCGGAGACTGAAGGTGAGTTAGTTTTACATCAGAAATGAAACCTCTTAAATATAGGCAGCAGTGTATTTTCAATTTATTGcgttgtcttttgtttttagaaTTAAGGAAATTGGCTGCTGTGCTCGTGGATGGCTGGATGGCTACAATCCGCTCCCAGAGTGTCTCAGGCAGTACCACCTCTCCTGCAGGTACAGAtctacttgtttttttgttttgtttttttgtgtatcCTATACACATCAGATTTTaagactttttttattttttagataagaaaaagaagaaagaggagaCTAAGGTGCCTGTGCGTGACATGAAGGAAAAAGGTGGAGATGAGGAGAAGAAGGACAAACCCAAAGCTCATGCACCCAGCCACACTAAGATTCGCTCCATAGGTAAAGGTGTAGAGCTGTTTGGCTCTTTCTCCCATAgtgttcgtagcttagcaaagtcgtactaaaacatttgacagattttcgagcgccgtgtaccacataaaatcgtttcgaggtcagtaaacacaaccagaattcatacataaggcacacgggattataaggggcactgttgattttcagaaaaatcaaaggattgattttaagtgtgccgtattttccaaaaaacatggtaataacgacggcccgctagcatgctctaccaaaaatagtgctttgttgtgtatctgacggatgaaagctaaaccagttccacaccactgaagttgcagcatttttacaaaccaattctggttcatccgtttcattcaacgatccgctttcgcccttcttattctccgtcgccgccatgcttttccgccatgtgcgtatgaaaacaaaggcactgtgCATGcgtgttttacccatattctatcatgacatttcattttcttatcgttgtccaacattataccggtattaccgtgaacggtatgatatggcccagccctacttACCACTGTTGCCAAATGATTGCTTATAAATGTCCGTGTTATTGTTGTGGTTCTTTCTAAAACTGGGtttccttacaatataaagcaccttgaggggACTATTGTTCTGAAGTTGTactaagtaaataaataaaattgaattgtttaagttctttgtgatcatcagtgttttatgttatttagGACTGGAAATCGGAGACCCTCCCAACCCAGCCCCTCCTAAGAAGACGCCAACTGCCCCACAGTTGGGTAGCAAGTACAACATCAAGCCTCCAGTTCTCAAAAGACACAGGTATTGCACCTCCACAACAGCCTGTTCTATGAGCAAAGCAGCGTCTTGCATCGTAGTCTTGTAGCTTTCTCACTGGTGCCCTCAGGTGGTACTAACACTGTAATACTaacatttttcttcttgtgtTCATTTTTTCACCTACAGCTCTGGCTCAGGAGATGCTCCACCTCAGGAGAAAAAGTATAAACCTCTAAATACACCCTCCAATTCCGCCAAGGAGATCAAAGTCAAAATAATTCCCGCACAACGTGAGTTCACGTATACCCACAGAATTTTTGCTCTTAAGGACATGATGGTGACGTATCAGTaatcttgttgttttttattcttttcttcctgCAGCAATGGAGTGCACTGGCTTCCTAGATGCTCTGAACTCTGCCCCAGTGCCCGGGATCAAGATCAAGAAAAAGAAACCTAGTGCTAACACTACAGCTAGTACCAAGGTGGTCTCCCCCACAACTAACAAGGTAGTGATGGATCTCAGGACAGTGTGACCTCTTTGTGGATTTTATTCAAGATTTCGTTTCctcgttgttgttgttcttaattaattttgtcattttttttttaaattattgttgtattttatgtaaaagtccCCAGAATGAGTCTGGTTTTGCTTGACAGAAAATTATAGACATTGTTTTGCTGTATTTCTGTTAATTTGTGTAGAATTCTTTAGTTTGTTGTTGTGTGAGACACAGAAACCACACAGAATCATTGGTTTTTCTCACACACCAGACACTCACTGCTGTTGACTTTCCTCCTTTAGGCAAGCCCATTTGAGAGCAAACCTGTATATTCTGCGTCTTCtacaaaaccagcatctccagAAAGTGCTGCTTCCACCACTCCTGCAGATGAAAACCAGGAACCTGAGCAGCCTGGGACCCCTGTTCCCTCTGAGGACCCAGAACCCTCTGACAATGGTAAGTTattgaagatgatgatgaggatggTAATTTGTAATGAGCACATTTTATATTGCATCcaatgtgttttcttgttttgttgtaAAAGAGCATAAAATATTTTCCTTGTTGGGTCTTGTTTACAGGCGAGAAACCAAATGCTCTGGCAGAACCACGTGGAGAAGAAGAAAGCTTGACCAAGAaaggcaagaagaagaagactgtTCACTGGGCTGAAGAGGAGCAGCTCAAACACTACTTTTACTTTGATCTGGATGAGACAGAAAGAGGTAAAGCTGGAGGGTTCGAATGTTGACATTTTACATTGGGTCTGTAAGTCCTTAAAATATTAACTATTAATGCTATTATACTTAATTCACAGTCAATGTCAACAAGATTAAGGACTTTGGTGAGGCGGCAAAACGAGAGCTAATGATGGACCGGCAGACATTTGAAATGGCTCGTCGGCTTTCCCATGACACCATGGAAGAAAGAGTCCCCTGGACACCCCCAAGACCCCTGACACTGGCTGGCAGTCTTGTCACTCCAGGTGcaaacagcacagagaaacTCACCCAAAGAGACCGTGAAATGGGCATTCTGCAAGAGATCTTTCTCAGCAAAGAGAGGTAGGGCATATGTATTTGTGGTGGTTAGTAAGTGCATTTTTCCAGGATCAACTTGTGCATTACAAATACCAAAAAGATGAGAAAGTAGAAGAAGACGTTTAAACAATATATGTGCTGCTATGCCCTCTATTGTGTGCCTAAGATAACCATTTCAAGCATTATTTACatacatttctttatattaGAAGCTTTGGTTTTGCTTACTATGGGCATCCGCCATTTTTGAGGTATGAGAGAAAATGAGGAAAAGCCACTTTAGGTCACTCTAAGAAATGAGTCTTACCATGTTCATACCAAAAAGTTAAGTTGTCCTTTTATTTAAACAAGAATTTGGTGTTTACAGTTTTCTATCCTTTCTTGTCATCAGTGTGCCTGACAGTCCACACGAACCAGACCCAGAGCCTTACGAACCCATGCCCCCCCGTCTCATCCCACTCGATGAGGTTGGCTCACTAAAATACACACTCTCTACAATTCTGTTTCTTGCCATTTACATTTCCTACATGTGTACTACCAGCCCACTAAGCTGTCAGTCTGATTTCCAATCTAGGACTCGTCAATGATGGATGAAGGCTACGTAGAACCTATGGACACAACGTCACAACCAGGATCTGGTGAGAGTGCCAAACTGCCGCCTGTCTTGGCCAATCTCATTGGTAACCTGAACAACAGTTCCCGCAGCCCACAAGCCTCCAACACTGTCAGCAACACTGTGCCTCCCTCTGTCAATATACAGGAGCTGCTGTCATCCATAATGGTAAATATAGGACAATAATCACAAAATGgcatttttttctaattacGGAACATCTAAATCAGGTTTAATTTCTCAGCTTTGGTAAAATATCTCTGCCACTTcgtttaagttttctttttattgttactgGCGAGTGTAGCTAATGACAGCTGTCTATCATCAGGGGCCCTCTGGTAACCAGTCTACTGAAGAATTGATAAAGCAACCGGACTTCTCTGATAAAATTAAACAGCTACTGGGCTCCCTCCAGCAGACTCAGAATCAAAACCAGAACCAGAACCAGAGTGGACCTCCACCAGGTGAatcaatttaattaattttcatCTTTAActgttaaattaaatattttctcCTGTTACCATAGGACCCACTGCGGTGCTTTTGTTTctcacttctttctttttttttcttttttttaattctttttttttctgcagtcaACCAGGGTCTGCTGGGACATGGTCCAGGCATGAACAGCATGAACACCATGCACATGCAGATGCCCATGAATGGTGGCTACCCGCCCAACAATTCACCCGGTGGTCCTCGGTTTAACCATCCCCCCCCCTCACAACCACGGACCACCTTTCAGTGGCGGTGGAGGCCCACGCATGATGGACCACCACCAGGTCAGGGCAGAGGAGATGGCAACTACTGGGGAGATGACTCAATGAGAGGAGGGCCCCACAGAGGGGGGCACTTTCACCGAGGAGGCCGTGGTCGGGGAGGAGGAGACCCAGGATTTAGAGGCAGAGGGCGAGGAGGTCCCAGAGGAGGAGGACACAACAATATGAATGGTACCTTATTTTCAAGtcttattttaatgtgtttgtatTCTGCACAAAGTTTGCAGACTGTGCAGAAGTATTTAGAATATGTTTCACTTCAGTGTGGTAACCTTGAGTACAAGAAGAGTCATATAATTGTAACCAATCTGCTGCTCTCACCTTCTTTGTTTCACATACGTCACCCTTAAATCTATCATCCGTTTAATGCTGTTTTCTCCTGGCAGACATGTCCAAGAGGCCTGTTTGTCGTCACTTCATGATGAAAGGAAGCTGCAGGTATGAGGGCAGCTGTGCTTTCTACCACCCTGGTGTTAATGGACCACCACTGCCCCCCAAATACCCTGCTAACAACCAACATAATCAGCACCCACAGCATGGCCACTAGGTGATGTTGCAGTCAGCCTGGGAATAACTGAAAGACACTAGACTGGCTGTTAACGGCGATATAGTTAATGCAGGACTTCTGTCTTTAGACAACTACGGAAAGACCAGGATGGTCTCTCCTGAACTGTAAGCTGTCTGAAGTCTTGTTCCTGGTAACTGAAGAGTCTGTGACAGAACAAGAAGAGAGAAGACAAGAGATTGTAAATGAATGACTGGAAGGCTTTGAGATGATCACTGATGTGATGTTTTTATCGTGTTCATTTTTAACAGTGAGATTGAGCTACCATGTGTCACCACTATGTCTGAATTGCTGCAGCTTGGTGCCTGTCTGCTTTGTCACTTTCCAAATCATTAACAGAGTTGGCTGAATGAAAATGTCCAACTCAGCACACAACTTCATTTCCTTCTTACAGTGGCTGTTCTTCATAACCACATGTGACATTAGTTTGTTGCTCTCTAGTTTTGTTGCATCATCAGTAAGATTTGTACTGAAGAACTGGAAACGTTTTCCCTTCCTGCATGAGACAAAACTTTAGAAAAACCAGCTGAACTTGGTTTCATCTATGATTTTTGAAAGCTGGGCCTGTAAAGGAACATAACGATTAAACTGAGTGTTATGTTGCCTAAGTTTGCCTACTCCTGAGAAAAATGCCGCTATGAACTCTGCTGATCTGAGTagatgctttgctttgctttttcttttctccaacAGCAGTGTGTCATATGTAAGCTTTGAGCTCATCAGTTCAGTCATGTGCCCACGTGCGTGTGGTTGGGCAATCACGACATGCCATGCTATTGTCAGAAGAACCGCTGCCTGCCACCTCTGTACTCATCTAAATCCAGGAGGGGTTTGTGTTGTCAGTGTTAAAGATGGGAATGATGAGTCCCTCTGTGGGTCACCTATATTATGTGTTTTCTGTGAAAACAGTCATTTGTGTCTCTTGTGGGACTGtaagaggttttttttgtttgtttttttatttttcaccctCTACATTTTTTTATACAAATTTGACAGCGTggttcaggttttttttttttgtttgtttgttgttttttgtttgttttttgaaggTATGAACTGTATGAATAAATTCATACACATTTTCAGTTGAATTCTTTTGTACACATTGtattgaataaatgtttaaatactgagcaagtgttgctgtgttttccCTTGAAGTGTGACTAATGTGAACAACAAACAGTTTGACTGAAATGCTTCTGTACAGCACAGAATCACCTTGGGAATATTTGTCAGTTTAGGTGTTTCATGTGCTTCATTTTAAATCAGGAAAACATCCTGTTCAAGCAGGTctatcctctgtgtgtgtggatacAGGTGACGTCAGATCCGTGTTATCAGGGTAGGGCTGAGTGCATCTGGTGAGTGAATTGTTACGAGGAGTGGCCTTTAACCCTGCCCTTTAGTGCAAATATTGACCGTGGTATATAGACCACACAAAGATAGAAAGACAGGAGTGAAAGGCAATAGAGGGAGCTGAATTAAGGACACCTCATCACTAAGCTGCTTCCATATCCTGTTGCAAGAAACACGAAAAACATTTAGTGCTATGTCAAGGAACAGAAGATTTCAACAGAAGATTGCCGTcagtgtaaaagcaaagaagAACACTAAATGAATGCAGAGAATCACATGCAGGTAGAATGTCACAAAATAAAGCTGCAAAGCAGTAAAGGTGAATCTTTCCTGTAAAGGTATACCTGGGGAAAAACTGAGTGACACTATATCATAAGAGGAATACTTTTTCTGAAGCACTTCTTGGAGACTGTCTTTTTAGGACAGGTTTAGCAGATGGTAATCCTAGAAAAGACGTTTGAGACCAAACTGAGGGAAGCGAGGTCACAATTTTCAGAAATGTAAAACTTAAACATAAATGACTGTGGGAGCTATCATAATGAAAGACAGTGGTGAATTtgaatgggattttttttctaaacaccaaTGCAATGTTACACTTTCTGAAGTTTGTGAACTATCTACAGATCTGTAATTTGGATCTATATTTGGAAATAAGGTCTATGACTATGGATACTCAGATCTGGTCTGTGGGCTCTGTTTCCCCTTCTTTCAGTAAACTCACTTCCATGTATACTTTCATCAAGCCCTCTTTTTGTGTTATTTGACCTGTTTAGTAACACCCTGATTCCCTGTGCCTGAGGTCCTTGACCTGTTTTTAATCTGCCATCAACCCAGCTCCAATTCTACTCTGCCTCCAGCATCCTCACTTTTCTCACCCCCTTTCAGCAACTGGTTCTCTTCACCAACCTGCCACACTGTGCAGAGCCCATCTGCCttctcaaagcactttctaaatggcctgcatttgtatagcgctttactcagtccctaaggaccccaaagcgctttacactacattcagtcattcacccattcacacacacattcacacactggcgatggcaagctacattgtagccacagctgccctaggtcgcactgacagaggcgaggctgccggacactggcgccaccgggccctctgaccaccaccagcaggcaaacatggggttagtatcttgcccaaggatatttggcatgcagactggagcagccagggattgaa encodes:
- the ppp1r10 gene encoding LOW QUALITY PROTEIN: serine/threonine-protein phosphatase 1 regulatory subunit 10 (The sequence of the model RefSeq protein was modified relative to this genomic sequence to represent the inferred CDS: inserted 3 bases in 2 codons); this encodes MAGGPVDPREILKGVETLLGKDGELRSLEGVPKVFSLMKASTKMVSRCMYLNILLQTKSHDVLNRFIRVGGYKLLNAWLTYSKTTNNSPLLQLILLTLQKLPLKVDHLKQNNTAKLVKQLSKSAETEELRKLAAVLVDGWMATIRSQSVSGSTTSPADKKKKKEETKVPVRDMKEKGGDEEKKDKPKAHAPSHTKIRSIGLEIGDPPNPAPPKKTPTAPQLGSKYNIKPPVLKRHSSGSGDAPPQEKKYKPLNTPSNSAKEIKVKIIPAQPMECTGFLDALNSAPVPGIKIKKKKPSANTTASTKVVSPTTNKASPFESKPVYSASSTKPASPESAASTTPADENQEPEQPGTPVPSEDPEPSDNGEKPNALAEPRGEEESLTKKGKKKKTVHWAEEEQLKHYFYFDLDETERVNVNKIKDFGEAAKRELMMDRQTFEMARRLSHDTMEERVPWTPPRPLTLAGSLVTPGANSTEKLTQRDREMGILQEIFLSKESVPDSPHEPDPEPYEPMPPRLIPLDEDSSMMDEGYVEPMDTTSQPGSGESAKLPPVLANLIGNLNNSSRSPQASNTVSNTVPPSVNIQELLSSIMGPSGNQSTEELIKQPDFSDKIKQLLGSLQQTQNQNQNQNQSGPPPVNQGLLGHGPGMNSMNTMHMQMPMNGGYPPNNSPGGPRFNHXPPPHNHGPPFSGGGGPRMXGPPPGQGRGDGNYWGDDSMRGGPHRGGHFHRGGRGRGGGDPGFRGRGRGGPRGGGHNNMNDMSKRPVCRHFMMKGSCRYEGSCAFYHPGVNGPPLPPKYPANNQHNQHPQHGH